TTCTTCTGTGATTTCTAATGTGATTTGTGTGGGGTGTCTTGTTCATTGTTTTAACTAGGTGTCTGGCTCAGAGAGGTAATTTTTGGgtcttttttctgtaaaatctcAAGAGTAGtagtttcttaatttttttaatgtgtagaGCCCCATATAAATGATGTCTCTGCTTGACTGTAAAGTTTAACAGTAGCTATCAGGTGGTAGAATTCTTTCAAATATGTTGTTAAGATAAATTCTATATAAATAGTAATTGTAGTAATGAATCTTATTATGGTTTGTGTTGCTTCCAtgggttaaaaagaaaaggcttttattATGGGATGATTGTGTTTAGACTTCGCATTTACTGTTCTTAATGAAACACCAGGAGATAATAGTTTTACTGAATGCTGCCAGGTATTTCTGTTGTTGATTTATCATAGTTCTTAACAAAGttctaaatgtttttaattttcttttcccccttgcCAGaccttaatttattttggattaGGATTCCCATGGCATGTGAACTAGAAGACAGTTTGAAATAGAAGGTCTCGTTATTTTGAAGTGACAGTCTTTACCAAAATGGTTGGAAAACTCAAGCAGAACTTGCTGTTGGCATGTCTGGTGATCAGTTCAGTGACGGTGTTTTATCTGGGCCAGCACGCTATGGAGTGTCACCATCGAATAGAAGAACGCAGCCAGCCTGTGAGGATGGAAGGTGTGAGAAGCACAGTAAGAACTGCTTCCaatgtaaatgcaaacaaaaccttTGCTTACAACAAAGACATGCCTTTAATATTTATTGGAGGAGTACCTCGAAGCGGCACTACCTTAATGCGTGCCATGCTTGACGCCCATCCAGATATTCGATGCGGAGAAGAGACAAGGGTAATCCCGCGAATTCTGGCAGTTAAGCAGATGTGGGCTAGATCAAGCAAAGAGAAGATCCGACTGGATGAAGCTGGAGTCACAGATGAGGTTCTGGATTCAGCCATGCAAGCATTTTTATTGGAAATCATTGTGAAACATGGAGAGCCTGCTCCGTATTTGTGTAACAAAGATCCTTTCGCTTTAAAATCCTTAACTTATCTTGCTAGGATTTTCCCCAATGCCAAATTTCTTCTAATGGTACGGGATGGTCGTGCGTCTGTGCATTCCATGATATCTAGAAAAGTCACAATAGCTGGGTTTGACCTTAACAGCTACAGGGACTGCTTGACCAAGTGGAATCGTGCTATAGAAACTATGTATAACCAGTGTATGGAGGTTGGTTTTGAAAGGTGTATGCTGGTACATTATGAACAACTCGTACTGCATCCAGAAAGATGGATGAGAACTCTCTTAAAGTTTCTTCACATACCATGGAACCAAGCAGTGCTGCACCATGAAGAGATGATTGGAAAAGCAGGGGGTGTTTCTCTTTCAAAGTGAGTATGAATGTTCCTCCTTTACCATGTATTGTTCTAAGAGATAAAATAGTACATTTTGCATATAAAAGACTAATCATAACTCGGTTTCAGTTTTTAAGTAGCTAATGATATCTTGGGAAGCTCATCTATGATGCAGATTGTCTAGAAAGTAAACATGATTGTTAACTAACAACTTGCAATCTCAGATTGCTCCCACAAACAGCTGGCCCGCTAACATATGTGTATGGAGCGTATGAAGGAACTTTTAATTAATGGTCAGTCCAACTTGAATTTGGATGTCTAGTATCAGCCTTTATTCCAATATAGCTTTGCTTTTCCCTGTGCCCCAAAATAAAGCTGGGCTGTTTTATCTAGGCTGGTGTTATCCATCCTAGCAAGATCACCCGTTTGATTTCAGGAACTTAAGTATTGTTGTCAATATGAGAACAGCCTTCGAGTTATATTTGCCAAGAACATACTCTTCCAGGAAACTTGAGAAACTGTTCCAATAAAATAGAAAGCAGAATTGGCGTGCTTTTCTGTTGGCATGTGCTCCTAAAAGGACAagcattttgaataaaattaacCGTGTTGTAAGCAAATCTCTCAGTATTCTGTCATGCCATCTGTGCACCTGACTTACCTACTTTCAGAAGCCAAAATCCAGCTCTACTTAGAAGAACCTAAATAGGCGCTTTGAAGGCGGGGAGGAAGCTAGTTAATTCTCTCTTTTTGGTTTCTTGGCCATTATTTACAGGGGACCTTCTGAGATATGGAAGCTGGCTAGTCTTTATGGGGAAGAAAGGTGTGAATGTTTGAATCTctgttattcctttttttctgtgacaggTAAATCTACCAGATTGTCTTATTCAATATTTTAGAAACGTAAACAGCCCTGTTCCAGCATGAAGGCATGCCCAGCTGAATTCCTtggcttctgttttctgaatattCATCActggccaagtgcttctgagTAACAGAGGCACCTTGCACAGCAAGCAGCGTGGGCTGGGTAGAGACATATCAAActgtaatactttttttttttaaactacagatTTGAGAAATAAGAATTGGGAGATTTTCTTTAATGCCTAGGGAAGTGACAGTGTGGATTTGCTAATAGATTGTAGGGATTTAAAgcaaatcatagaattattagTCAGTGGCTACAAAGAGAACTTAAAGCTCAGATAATGCTTATAACTTTCCTGTCTGGAGGTTTTTGCATCACTATTCCCACAGAAGAAACCCAGCCACTGCCCCTGTGTTCACAGAGCTGTCAAGAATATCAAGATGGCAtctcaactctttttttttgcagtattgTTCGCTAGCAGATTGAAGCCATCTGATACTGTTAACCTGAAGCAGCGTACTGTTGTACCTCTCTGCAAGCTGTACCTGTATGTGAGCTTCTCTTTAGTTCCCTGTATCATGTTACTGCTTCACAGTGGTGGCTTAAGGGGGAGGAAACTCATGTTTACTGATATAAGTAGGTGGTTGCCAAGTTCTGTTAAGTGTCCTGTAAAAACAACTCTGCATTATGCTATTTCTGGTAAAATATTACTACCTTACATCTTCCAGattggtgtttttaaaaattaatgtgccTTTATACTATAAAACTCAGTAGCCTTACTGAATTCATACAgtttaaagtattatttcttGCTAAACCTGGTGGAATGGGATGTGAGGAGTTGAGAATACTTTTTCATGTCTctaaaaactaagaaaattgGTGGTTGAAGGTGGGATGTGGCATCATGGTTATTTTAATCAAACTTGCAAATTTAAGACAAATGAGTATGGAATTATTCTGTGACCCTCAGTTCAATCTGTTCACGGAATTCTTTATGGTTTTATTATCTCATGAGATAACATGTGAAACTAATTCCGTATTTCAGAAGGCTTTGGCAATAGTGGAAAAGAATGGTTTATTAGTGTTATGTCTATGGTGTTTATCTACTCAAATACCCTTGAAATATATGGTGAGATTTTTCAGTTGCAAGAGACCTTTATAATTTGAGAATGatttcagtgactcagtcttTTGAGGGCTGCAGTGAATATGAAATTCTCTAACTTGGatgtctgttttgtttgttgatATGATACTAATTGAAATTGTGCAGGGGGAGCTTGAGGTTTCcccagttttatttccttgtacCTGTTAAAACCTGCTTTTGGCATCCCCAGCTCCTCACTGCCCTCTCGTGTGCACCGGAGCGCTGTGGACAGGGACAGCAGCCTCTCCAGGGGGTCCTTGCCCAGAGCAGGGGGTAACTGCCcagaaaaggttttctttgaGAAGATGCTTGCTAGGTAGCTTACTGAGAACTTGAGAGTCTGCCACAGACAGCTGGTCAAATTTTGACAACTGAACAAAATATATCTTGCATTAGACTTAGTTTTCCTTCTATCAGGTTGCATTTGGCTTGTTGTCAGCTGCAGCAAAACTCTTTATGGCCTCAGGTGTGCGTGTGGCTGTTAAGTTCTGGGTCAGGTTCTAAACAATGTTGTTCTCTTATGACTTAGAATTCCTCTTCAGGCTTACTGGAGAGTGCTTTCTACTTCACAGAGTGAATACTGTCTTCTTTCGGCTGACAGAGTCTTGAGCAGTGGACCTCCATATTCCGATGAGCAGCTTTCTCCCACCTGACTGCCCAAAGGGATGGTGCTGAAGATCACTTCAGAGATAATATAAGGAAATTCAAAACACTGCTGTCTCTAAAGCTTTGTGAGAAGACAGTTGTAAATTTACCATGTGCCTAGTACCAAGTGCTTTAGGCTGTTTCATAATAGTATATTGAAGTCAGAACACAAATTATGTAACAGCTTTTactggcaggagcaggagatCACAAGCACCAAATCATCTGTACTGAATGTGATGTTCATGTAAAAGATGCCACCACACAGGCCTAGCCTCTGTAGCATAGTAGGGAAAGTATGATGATCTAGATAAGATTTGTTCCCTAGTTGTCTGTGAAGTATTAGGTAGTGTAGAAAACCTCTGAGGTCAAAGAATGAACAATGATTATAATCGGCAAAGGCTGTGATACCGTGTAAAGACTTAAGAAAATAAGCAGAGAAACCTGCCTCGGTCATCTTCCACTCACCTGGAAGACTTCCAGGCAGGCTCAGTATCCATTTCAGAGGCATGACGCCTGCTCCAGGTAAGATGCCTGGAGGTATTTTAACTCTTGGaggatttttgaaaagaaatctgGCAAGAGTTTGTTGTCTTGAAATACTTAAAACCACTTTGTGAAAGAGATCGCAGTATCACTAAAAGATCTTTATAATGATGTTACTACCTGGTAACAGAAAGCGACTGtttaaggatatatttttaactGATCTGAAATCAAAATTAACTCTGTCAAATGAAATCTGTATCAGATAGATGAGGCTCTAGATCAGTGtaaggtgttttgttttcaattgcATACAGAGTTAAATTGTGCGTGCAGGCTGTTTCTCTTCCAGAGATGAGCTAGCCACCCTGTGACTCGCAGAATTCTTCAGGCAGCGAGCTGACACCATTTGTCTCTTGTTCCAGACTTAAACTCATATGCAATAATATCTAATATTGCTATTAACAGACTAGGCAGTCTGTATTTATGATTCTGACTTTGTTCCCCCAGCTGCTTGATTTGAGGAAACTGCTGCCGTATTATCTTCTGCATTTGCATAGTAATCCATGCTTTTTCCATTGCTCATGCAGCCCTAGCCTCACTGTTGTTCTATTTTACTTAGTATTTTTGCCTCTTACTTTGGGGTTTTATCCAGCTGCAAGGAGAAACACTGCATGGGTTTTAAGGATGTGCACCACAGCACTTGTAGTGGCACGAAACCTGTGGTTTGAAGTAATTGCCAACGTGGCTGTTCAAGGAATGTATTATAGCTGGTCTACATGCTATAACGTCTATTGTTAATATAGCTCTGGCATTTGCCTCCTAACTGAAAACAGCTGTAGTGACCACTGATGCAAAGAAATGTCAACCCTTTAATAGCAATTTTTATTAGTCTTATTGTTAAAATAGCAGTCTAGGCAAAATTACTTTAGAATATACTATTTTTAATACCTACCTTTCATTTGATACCAGTACAGATGTAGAAGTATTTGGAGTTAGTCCTGTGCTCCATGCTACCAGCTGCTTTCAAAGCTGAAACTGTTCCTGTGGTTCTGCAGAGGCGCCTGGAGGCAGTGACCAGGCAGCATTTGCCACATGCATACATAATCAAATTGCCAAGACTtggtttgtttccttgttttgctttggatttGGGGGTATGTTTTTCCTCCTATCCCCTCTCTGTCTTCCCCCATACTCCTCAGATGTTCTTTGGTCTGAAGAATCTTTCCCACTAattgtgttttacttttcttcccACCTTAACtcaaaggacagaaaaggatttaaacagaagacaaatgtgGTATGGTATATTTTTTAATCGGTGCCTAGGAGCAGCTAATTGCTTACCTCTTGCCAGCTCTTAATCACCAGGAAATGTTTCTTGCTGAACTTATTGTTACCAGAGTGACAGTGGGGCAAAACATACGCATTTTAAATATGCTGTTACTTCAGGACAAGCTATTCGTATGTGTACTAATTTAGGTCCTAACTGATGTATAGGGCCCATTCTTTTGCGGTTCCAATAAACTATTAGCCAAGCCCATTACCTGGTTCTCTTAGTATCACCCTTATTTTAAACAGTCGAATCAATCTACAGCCTTGGTGAAGGCATTTTGGGCTTGGCTGGCTCTGTCTGAGAGGGAGAGTATCATAGATATTACACTTTTCAAATACCTAGTGATAAATTTTCCTTGAGGGTCCCACCCACCGTGGTTCTACGGACTCCTCACTGTTGTGGTGCTTTGTACTCTGTCTTGCCACTttgaatttctgaaaatcatAACAGCTTCTTTTCTTGCCAATTTGATGTGAAGTCAGATGCTCATCTTATAACTTTAGAAAGATCAAAAAGGCAATGCGCAGACCTTTTAGTTCGCTATAGAGACTTGTGATCTCAGGGCAATAGCCTTCAGGACGGCTGAAATTTGGTCACAACTCCCTGGTCCCAAAATCCCATTCTGCATTCCTGCCTTTGGTGTGAGTGACTGAAAATGACTGAAGAGAGTAAGGCTGAAAATTCTGGGGTTTGTCAGGTGCTTACTCATCAGCTCCATTAAACACCTTTTGCAGCAATCTGTGAAGGCCCTGCTTGCCAATACAGTTTCCCTGTGGGTGACCATTTCCCCATCTGTTTTGTTCTTCGTTGATTGTGTTTAGAATACTTAAGTTACTGACATTCCAGCATTGTATGACTAACTTCCTTCCTCAGTGCTGGAAGAATTTTAACTATGATGACAAGTGAAATAGAGTAACAAGGTAAAGGCTGGTGTTAAGATCAAATTAATGACTGGCAGACATGCATACGTAGTCTGTAATTTAAAGCTTTCATTGCACAAGTACAGCATGCATCTGAGTGGGATGCCTCTTGCTATTGGTTTAATGTTTGTCTAACGTGCAACAATACTTCAGCCTCTTCTTGGACTCAGGAGGTTAATTAGATAACTGTAGTTAAACTTGTTCCTCCTGCAGGTTGATATCAGTCTTGAGAACAATTTGATGTTAGCTCAGGCTTCTGGTATCAGAAACTATTGGGACTATTTCAggaaatttccttttatttttctcagaagaTATTTTCTCATTCTGCTGGCTGTATATCTCTGAAGAATTAGCTGCTTGAATCTCAGTATTCCCATTCTTTATCTCCGGTAGATGAGGTACTGGTGTTATGCTTTGTACTGTTACTTTCAAGTATAACAATTTTGTTTTATGGGTGGTAGTGCTTTTTGAGATCAAAAATCTTTATGATGTAACTAAGTCCTGGGAAGGATGATAGCTGCAAGTGGATGTGACAGCTGTATGCTCAGCATCAGGTTTCAGGCAGGTATAGCCGGCCAGCAGGAACTACTGACAGTGGCATACCTTATAGGATTACTTGCAATGCAGATGTAAATATTACTTTCGGCATCTTGTATATACAGATCTGATTTTTAACCTGCCTTAAAATAAAGGGGAACACTGACATCCAAAATGCATGTGCACTCTTTCTGAGTTCAGGATAAAGTTTGGAGAGTTCTAAATTAGCCTGTTGTGAGTCCTGCCGGcctgtttcagaaataaagagaGTAAAGAAGTTGTATGTCTTCTAATCTAAAAGAAGTGTGGAAAAACAAAGTGATGccaaatttcttcctttaaaaagaaaccaacaaaaactAGGGTGTAAGAATGAAAGTGACTTTAGGACTCTTGGTTAAATGAGCAACGAATCAACTATTTTCTAAATAGCGTACATATGACACTGCAACGATTACGCACTTGCCTCTCTAAGAACTGTAATGACCAAACACTTGATCAGTAAAAGGAGCggttatgaaaaatattattgcagTCTGTATTTTCTATCATTTTCATAGGTCtctctcttattttaaaaaaagagtttagTCCCAGAAGAGAAATGGCACATGGATTTTCATTTAGAATACAACTTTTAAGACATTTAACACAGTGAAACAGCAAATTTGGGAAAACAGTCCTCTATGTAGGTGTGTGCATACTTCTCATTTAGCAGCTCTTTGGCTTTCACTGCTGTCTTTATGTAAAAAGCTTGCTTCGGCACATTCTATGGGAAAGCCTAAACCAGAAAGTGTGCATGAACATTGTACTAGTTATTCTCATTTTAGTCTTACATAGTAAAACACTTCCCATCAGCTCTGTAGAAACACGAAATTTtgagaaagaaggaggaaaaaaaaaccccaacaaaacaagtTAAAAGTCTTAATGCTAGTGAAGAAGCAAGTATTGGTTGGAGTGCAAAATATAACCTTTCTTCCCTCCACAGAGTGGAAAGATCTACTGACCAAGTAATCAAACCAGTCAACGTGGAAGCATTGTCAAAATGGGTTGGGAAGATACCTGCGGACGTCCTGCAAGATATGCCCGTGATTGCACCCATGCTAGCAAAACTGGGCTATGATCCGTATGCCAATCCACCAAATTATGGAAAGCCAGATCAAAAAGTTGTGGAAAACACAAGGAGGGTAAGGcaattttgtgtgttttaattaTTGACCAAATGGATGTGAGCAGAagtcttgtgggtttttttggtttttaagtcTGTTTCTAATACCTTTTGATACTTTGCAATGTGTTTTCCTTGCCAtggtgggaagaaggaagaattcTGGGGGACCTTGAGCATTGAAAGTCTGGCTCCTGCTGTTTGTCTTCAGTTTGGTTCATCTTCCTTTACCCCAGCCCCAGGCTTGAGCTGTGTTCTTTGGTGTATGTAGCTGAACCTCCTGAGAATCATCCAGGTAGTTGGGGAACTAGTTactatgggggaaaaaagctagcTTTCTCGCCTGGGCATCAAACTTGATTGATGAGCTCAGCTTTTTATACATGAGGGTTGGCAGAAGCTCTATCACAAAATTAGACCCCAAATACTTGGTAGAATTTGAAAAGTGACCCATGGAAGATGGCCCAAGATGATCAAAATGTcagattttccatttctttgctgTCCTTTGTAGAACAAACAAAAGATGGAGGAAGGTCTGGTGATGATTAACATAAActtaaggattttaaaataatcattggaaaaattaattttaaagcactgtCTTCCACTAACCTTCCAATATTAAAAAACTGCTTGGTATGCCGATGGGCTAGAtactaatggaaaaaaaaaattgcttttggtgaggtctgtaaatgtttttgcattatttctttATAGGAGCCCTCCCTGGGAAACTGTCATTAAACAGTTGATCAGTGCATTAAAGGATGGCAGGTTGACTATTTTAATAGTTGTTAGCTCCGCATGGAAAAAGTAACCCATCTTTTCTGGTAAGGGTAGTGGTTAACATTTTATAGATTTTCTGGTCCTTACCGTTTTCAAAGGCTCACAATTAACTTCTCTGCGCTCAATTcaactcctttaaaaaaaaaaaagagtgttcAGTACTACTTCACGGAGccttgaaaacaaaatccttGAGAACCTACCTGTACATACTATCAAACAGTGACTCAGATTCAAATTTGTATTGTAGAGCAATAATTTAAGGTTGGTTATTTCTTACTGATACAATTTAAGTTTTTGCAGTAGAGTGACCTTTCTGAGGCCTCTACCTGTCCACGGCAAGCTCAGTCTGAGCTATAGAAATTGTATGGATTTCAGCTGCTTACTGTTGGGTGGCTTCTGGAAGTATATTTCAGTTCAAGATGGAAGAGAGAAGCTCAGGTAACAAACAATGCTGACAgcataccttttaaaaaaataaatcctaattTAAAAGGTTAAAGTGTGTTGAGGTTCTTGCACAAGTTGGCTTTGAAGCATAATTAGTTTGTTTACTGATGTTAAAAATTGGAGGTTACTGTTATAGCTGATCCAAATATTGGAAGCTTATGGAACACTTGTTAATATTTGACTCCTATTTTATGTTTTACCTACAAGatagcattttaattttgttatttattgtaGCACCCAGTATATATATTCCTAGTCACTTGTTCTTtatcaaaattacttttgcttGTATGGTTTATGTAGATAAAATGAGGGAGATGTCCTGAATTAAGACTAAAAtccaaaaaagcaaaaggattaAAGATGGCTGATCTTGAAAACTTACAATATTCCTTTTGAAAATGGAGAAACATGAGGCTTTCAAAATGTCATGTACCCCAAGGACCCATCTAAAATGACGGTCAGTGAATCAATGTTCGAGTTTGCATTAGGATGGTTTCAATTCTTCCCCAGTcactttgctttgtttcctccCAGCTGGTTCCCAGCAAATCCCTGCTCAGACCTTTGGGTCCttctctttgtctttctctgtgACTATGGAAACATTGATGTCCTGACTTCCTAGGGCTTCAAGATTTGAGGCTTCCCAACTTCCAGGCCAGTTTGCAGCTTAGGTTTCCCTGATCCTCAGGGCAGCAGGCTCATCATCCTCTCTAGAAGTGCCAGGCTTCCAGGCCCTCGTGTATCTTGTACAGTAGATTGCCAAAATGCTGGTCACTGAGCTTGGCCTTAAGCCAAGTAAGTTTTGACATAACTAATATTCTGTTCGGTGATCAGTGGGAACTGACTCACTTCTGAagaatgctttttgttttccccacagctttattttgtttttagttGGGGATGGGGAACAGATACATTTCAAAACACTTCAAGGTGTTTGGGAGAAGTTGGGGGGCGGAGgcacagaaagggagagaaggaacTGTGATGTGACAGTTTTGCCCATCAGGGGTAGCGTATGCTGCCCTGTGGGTTTACCCTCCTCTTCCGTGAACCTATGCTGACTTATTTCTTGCTGCTACAGCTTGGGGAAGAGggcatgtatttaaaaaacaaaaccaaaaccaaacaaaccaccccaccaccaccacccgcacccccaaaaaaaccaaccccaaccaaaaaaaaaaacaaacccctttGATCTAGATTTTCCAGCCTGTAGGAGCTGGCACTTGACAAGTTAAGTGCGTTATTGCATACTCTTAGCTGGTGAATTTGTAAATTACTGTAGCACTATTTTGTTCTTGCGCCCTTCTTAAATTTCTTCACCTGGGATAGTCTTTCAGACATTTGTGCTGGGTATATTGTTGGAGGGGAAGCTGTCAAAATCTTCCCAAAGTTACTCTTCAGTACgtaatgaaaatctgtataaaTCTTGCCCGTAACTGTTTATTGTACACTTTGTGTTTGGAAGCTGTTCTATTACATTTATATTTGTGGTCTCTGAGAACTTTAAACTGAGTATAGAACTTGAATTTTATTCATTGAAAACAGATAAAAGTTTAGACTTCTAAAGCTGAACTGTACTGGGTTAGTATAGTAATCCCTGAGAGTGAGTAACTTGAAATAATGTTGAATTATCTGATACTCCGATAGCGTCGTAGTTTCTTAGTCCATTTAAAACAGCATGAGCTAGCACTTCAGATGAAGGAAGTTacctctgctcctggctggcaAACAGAAAGCAATAGTAAGGGGGAagaactgatattttttttttcttttgttgtggtTATTCAGGATTATGTGGTGCTGGCCAAAATTGCTTGTGGAAGTTGCAGCAACAGAACAACAGGGTGGAAGCCCAACACCACTGAAATTACTGGCAGGGGATATTCTGGCTCCACCTAAAGATGGAACACCACTGTCATCTAGTTCATTGTTGTCAGACatgttaaaaaccaaacaaatcatTTCATGTTGTTACAGAGAGTTCTTGCTTTGTAtactaaaaagcatttttatattcTACATACAAAATCACGAAGATCAGTGGAATGAAAATATGCCAATTGGTCAGGATGAAAACATACTCATAGCTAGAAAGCCTCTTTTGAATGCAGACAGCTTGGCATTTTATGACTAGAAGTCTGTGTATTGCCCAGCTGTAGAAGGTAATTTGGAAAGATTCCAAACTTTAAACTGCATGTCTTTGTTCTAAAACGTGCTTAAATGCTGCTTGTAGAACTACATGTATACTACACTGCAGTAACTGCACTGAGCAAGATCTATCTCTTGGAAAAGACTACAAATTAAACTTCATGGAATGTCCTGAGTTAGAAGGGACCCGCaaggcttcccttggtcaactaggcaggtaaccttgtcatagaaagaaattaagtttgttaagcaaGACTTTCCCTTCGTGAGCCTGTGCCGGCTGGGAACAATGACtgtgtctttcaggtgtttttccaGTAACTCCCAGAACAATCTTGTCCATagttttgccaggcacagaagtgagactgacaggcctgtagttaccagggttgtccctgttgcccttcttgacTATTGAGacgtttgccagcttccagtgaACTGGGACTTCTCCAGATTCCCaggagcattgaaaaatcatcaAAAGAGGTCTTGCtctgacatcagccagctctttaagtacccttggatgaatcccatcaggccctaTCGAGTCACAGGGATCCAGCTAGAGCAGCAAGTCCCGCACAAGTTCAGGGTAgattgggagtttatcattctCACAGTCAcagttctctagcccagggctctgggggccccagagcccATAAGTGGCGCTGAAGATGGAGATGAAGACgagcattaaacatctctgcctgcgtccctgtttgtgaggtgactATGCTCATCAAGTAacaggccaatgttatttctggcctgccttttgccattaacattttaaaaagccctttttattgtctttcacagtactggccagtactgttcctccctgcagtggtgaACAGCATCGCTGTAGCCCTCACAtgttgcctgaccttgcttccactggacatataccttctttttttgccttatttctagaagatgaTCCTAgctcagccaagctggccttctGCCTCACCTGTCTGACTCCCTAcactttgggattgcctgctcctgtgctcttaggaggtggtacttacaaagtgaccagcactgatggaccccagtGTCTTCAAAAACTTTCCGTGGGACTTTACTAAGCAGTTCTCTAAGCAACCTGAAGTCTGTTCTCCTCATAcccagagttgaggtcttgctggaagttttcttcctgttaccATAGAATTTTAAACTTGACTACTTCACGGTTGCTGTGCCCAAGGCAGCCACCAATTGCCACTTCACCCACGAGACCCTCCCTGTAAATAAGCAACAAATCGAGGAAGGCTCCTTTCCTGGTcagttcccttagtacctgttCGAAGACTTTATTGTCCAGGTGgtttaggaaccttctggacctGTGTCCCAGCCATGTGATATTCCCAGCtgacatctggcaagttgaagtcccccatacGGACAAGGAGGgatgacttagaggcatcccttagttccttaaagaataat
This portion of the Phalacrocorax aristotelis chromosome 18, bGulAri2.1, whole genome shotgun sequence genome encodes:
- the TPST1 gene encoding protein-tyrosine sulfotransferase 1; protein product: MVGKLKQNLLLACLVISSVTVFYLGQHAMECHHRIEERSQPVRMEGVRSTVRTASNVNANKTFAYNKDMPLIFIGGVPRSGTTLMRAMLDAHPDIRCGEETRVIPRILAVKQMWARSSKEKIRLDEAGVTDEVLDSAMQAFLLEIIVKHGEPAPYLCNKDPFALKSLTYLARIFPNAKFLLMVRDGRASVHSMISRKVTIAGFDLNSYRDCLTKWNRAIETMYNQCMEVGFERCMLVHYEQLVLHPERWMRTLLKFLHIPWNQAVLHHEEMIGKAGGVSLSKVERSTDQVIKPVNVEALSKWVGKIPADVLQDMPVIAPMLAKLGYDPYANPPNYGKPDQKVVENTRRVYKGEFQLPDFLKEVPQTEPVE